The following are encoded in a window of Chryseobacterium sp. genomic DNA:
- a CDS encoding prolyl-tRNA synthetase: MKKYIIENLTRSLRSNMVLAVAGGFILMSCGTQMGGYSETDGVYYDPARDTLPEGVVLDNRGNQVGEYYDYTDTQIVEDVRERSWQENSKYWDDNVSDSDWGVYAGSETNFYQDNWGWGMPFGFYSPYYGHGFRVGMSWGWGSPWAWYDPFWGFSPYSNWGWYNGFYPYGWSSPYYGFYSPYYYAPTYRYQRSGANGRLYNSYQGSQGLLKQGANNGFRNQGASGRISNQQPVNNTPRFRTPTQTRDIQQTQPRSVPRNRPYMNNPQSAPRTSEPRIRSNENGGFRSGGFNSGSSSSGGGFRSGGSTGGGMRSGGR, encoded by the coding sequence ATTGAAAATCTGACCCGTAGCTTGCGCTCCAATATGGTGCTTGCCGTAGCGGGTGGATTTATATTGATGTCCTGTGGTACACAGATGGGCGGCTACAGTGAAACCGACGGAGTGTATTACGATCCAGCCCGGGACACACTGCCTGAAGGTGTGGTGCTTGATAACCGTGGAAATCAGGTAGGTGAATATTACGATTACACGGACACTCAGATAGTAGAGGATGTGCGTGAGCGCAGCTGGCAGGAGAACAGTAAATATTGGGACGATAACGTATCCGATTCGGACTGGGGCGTTTATGCAGGCTCTGAGACCAATTTCTATCAGGATAATTGGGGCTGGGGGATGCCATTCGGTTTCTACAGTCCTTACTATGGGCATGGTTTTCGTGTAGGAATGTCCTGGGGCTGGGGTTCGCCCTGGGCTTGGTATGACCCGTTCTGGGGTTTCAGCCCATATTCAAACTGGGGATGGTACAACGGTTTTTATCCGTATGGATGGTCCTCTCCGTATTACGGATTTTACAGCCCTTATTATTATGCACCAACCTATCGCTACCAGCGTAGCGGTGCAAACGGAAGGTTATATAACTCCTACCAGGGATCACAGGGTCTTCTGAAGCAGGGTGCCAACAATGGTTTCAGAAACCAGGGTGCGTCGGGCCGTATATCAAATCAGCAACCGGTGAATAACACGCCACGGTTCCGGACACCAACTCAAACCCGCGATATACAGCAAACACAGCCTCGCTCCGTTCCCAGAAACAGACCATATATGAATAATCCGCAAAGTGCTCCGCGGACTTCTGAGCCTCGAATCAGATCCAATGAAAACGGTGGTTTCAGATCAGGTGGCTTTAACAGTGGAAGTTCATCTTCCGGTGGTGGTTTCAGATCGGGTGGCTCTACCGGTGGCGGTATGCGTTCCGGAGGGAGATAA